A section of the Petrimonas sulfuriphila genome encodes:
- a CDS encoding FecR domain-containing protein yields the protein MEEQQQHIKLLAFRYFEGKSSREDAEKIFAFLKEDDSHHSIFRKWENDWINSLELHPELNERWEQIKLANRNTEFIKKSVPVIKPYRNYIYAVASIAVLILGVFFALMSMQDLQPEEFFILKTPLGQKSKITMPDGSNVWLNSGSSLIYSNKYGKKNREVQLSGEAYFEVRKGLKDFIVRINEYSVIVKGTRFNVSAYRDDQLLTTTLLEGSVEFNYIQGSLEMNPGETMEMNLETNSITCKKSQHSTNAWTRNRLEYENIELEELLKKLSREYARPIFLESDSLSKQSFSISIDTNKDLSDVLNAIAEIIPIKTIHQNDTIKLKPI from the coding sequence ATGGAAGAACAACAGCAACATATAAAATTATTGGCTTTTCGGTATTTCGAAGGAAAAAGCTCCCGGGAGGATGCCGAAAAAATATTTGCTTTCCTGAAAGAAGATGATTCCCATCACTCGATTTTCAGAAAATGGGAAAACGACTGGATCAACTCCCTGGAGCTTCACCCGGAATTGAACGAGAGGTGGGAACAAATAAAACTGGCGAACAGAAATACGGAATTTATCAAGAAATCCGTACCCGTCATAAAACCCTACCGGAATTATATTTATGCGGTTGCCTCAATTGCAGTTCTTATCCTCGGCGTTTTTTTCGCGCTCATGAGCATGCAGGATCTTCAGCCCGAAGAATTTTTCATCCTGAAAACTCCGCTGGGCCAAAAAAGTAAAATCACCATGCCAGATGGCAGTAATGTGTGGTTGAATTCTGGATCTTCGCTAATCTATTCCAATAAGTACGGAAAGAAAAACCGCGAAGTTCAATTATCGGGTGAAGCTTATTTCGAAGTAAGAAAAGGGCTCAAGGATTTTATTGTACGAATTAATGAATACAGCGTCATTGTAAAAGGTACCCGGTTCAACGTATCTGCCTACCGCGACGACCAACTTCTTACTACAACGTTACTGGAAGGGAGTGTGGAATTTAACTACATACAAGGCTCACTGGAAATGAATCCCGGCGAAACAATGGAAATGAATCTTGAAACCAATTCTATCACATGCAAAAAAAGTCAGCACTCCACCAATGCCTGGACCCGGAATCGCCTGGAGTATGAAAACATAGAGCTTGAAGAACTGCTTAAGAAATTATCGAGGGAATACGCAAGGCCAATATTTCTGGAGAGCGACTCGCTAAGCAAACAGTCCTTTTCTATCAGTATCGATACAAACAAAGATTTATCGGATGTGTTGAACGCTATCGCCGAAATAATACCTATAAAAACGATTCATCAGAACGATACAATTAAATTAAAACCCATTTAA